TCCCCAAATCGTGGTCACTAGGACAAGCAACTCTGAACGAAGGAGGCAGATGGAGGGCAAAACCATGAATGACCCATGTTCCCTAGAGAAGTGACCTCGTTCTTCCCCAGGGGTTCAAACTGGGGTAGCAAGGTTCAGGGTTGCGGCCCACCCCTGCCCTGTGAGGTCTGTGTCAAACCAGGCCACCCCACCGCCCCTTCCTGACCTTAGGATGTTAGGCTGGGATGCTGGGAGCCCCAAAGGACTCACTGGGAGACAGCAGTGTCCTCCCCACCTCAGCCAAAGGGGTCCCTGCTCCTCATCCTCACTGCTTTCTaaaatcatctataccattttttttaaaacgtgTCATCCCTGAATAAATTCAGTTTCAAATCATAGCCAAGTTCACAAAGAAATCACGCAAGTCCCTTTTACTCGCTCTGTCCCGGTTAGTAGTTTGATGACGTACTGAATACTTCTTACCTCTGAGAAGGGATAATATTCCTCTGCAAAAAACTGAAACGCTAGGTAATGATTCACCACCACTAGCCCTGTTGAGGGAATGAACAGTCATTTATTCTGGGGCGGATAACATAAAGCAGACTTTCAACCTTCACAAGGCCCTGGAGGTTGGAAGCCGAGACTTAGTCCTGACCTCACACCCAGCTCAGGGTATGGCTCCGTGCCAAGTGCACTACTCTCCAGAACCCAGTTTCTCGTCTGTTAGAATGGAAGAACTAGCCCCCCCACCTGCCCGCTGCAGAGGGCACTCATGAATCCAATTAGAAGTAGGTAAAACACTCTTTGAATAGTATAAAAATGAGACTCCAGCGCTACACACTCCAAAGCACGGTGCCAATTGACCTGGTCTTTAGCGGCCGTGAGTCCTGAAGAGAGCTCTGCAGGGCTGCGTGCGAGGATGTCACGGGCGTGCAGAGCACACGCTCCCAAGGAGTCCACTCCAGACAGGGCAGCAGGGAGGAGGCTCTCACTCCTCAGGAATGAAAGGGCACAGTTTGCTAGACAGTTTGCAGTGCGATCTTAGGGTTCCTCAaaattctgggggtggggtccGTCCTCAGGATAAGGTTCACTGGGGTGAACTGGTTCTGGATCCCACCACCTCCTTAGCATGCAGCCAAATTCAGAGAGAGATCCTGGGGACTCATTGCTCCCAGACAGGCATTCCTGCCGGTTCCCACGGTGAGGTGAAGGGCAGGCACCAGAACAAGGCATCCCCTCACACCCAACACCCCTCACATACACCTCACAGGCAATTGCCACGaagtctttcctcttttctcctctcttgccTCTCCCCTTCTAAGGCAGAGAACCACAGCTCTACCGCTCCTAGCCACGCTCTAGGGCAAGGGCATACTGGAAGATAGGATGGTACCTGACACCCACAGATCTTCAGAAAAACTCTCCCAGGCATCTAGAGGGCAAGTCAGGGGAGTGACAAAGGGAAGCCAAGGGAGTTCCCCAAGGGGTGGGGGGATTGGGGAGCGCCCTCCCCCCTGGGAAGACGCAAGAGGAGCCTGGTCTCCAGGGAAGGACTCCTCACACCAATCCCCGCAGAACACATGCTTTGGTGGAATCACACCAAGGCACTCAGTCCTGGCTTTAACACTGCCCTCCTTGTGAATAACATTCTCTTTCCAGATTctctcacagaaatagaagagcAGCTCTAAGAAACCCCAATCAATCTGGTATCTTGACCAAAGGCTATGATGACTAGTAATGATTAAAGGGAGAAAAGGCAATTCCGGTAACCAGATACTGTCTAGAACCTTTTCCGAGAATAACTATAGCACCTATGTGCCAAATGAGTCTCCTAAACATCGTTGAACAGATGGAGAAGCTAAGGCCAGAGAGGGGAAATGACTCCCCAGGGTCAGAAACTGGTGGCAGAGCAAAGGCAGGAAGGCCAGGGTCCTCCAAACACTGGGGTCTGTCAACCCCAAGGCAGCTGTCTGCAGGGAGCCCCAGAGCCCCAGGAGGCTCGTCTTAGTCATGACTTTGGGCCAGAGGACTGGATGGGGAGCTGCCTGCAGGCCAGGGAAAGGTTTTGGGCTTTTCCTGGCCAAGTGGTTTCCTAGGGGCTATAACTGCTCAGCCAACCCAcctcttttcccttctcaaaCCCTTTGTCAAACTCACCTCCCTAGGAAAGCCCTCCCTTTCTGAGTATCCCAGCCCCCCAAATTCTAGTCACTAGAGCCAACGCGGGCTATAGGCTCCTCATGTGTGAGAACCCCAACCTCCAATCAGCCTGGCCTCCTGGAGGACCTCAGTGGTTTGCCTCTTTTCTTTATATCCCCTTCAGTGCCCTAGACTGAGCTGGGCACGTCCAACCCACTCAGCTGCCTCCCCAACTATGTCCCCTCTCACCGCACGACAGGATGAAGTTAGGCGAGGTCAGCATGATGAAGGGGAAGGTCTGGAGAAGGCCAAAGTAGACAAGGTTGGTGAAGAGGCCCACACCAATCATGTAGGTGGGGAAGCGCTCAAAAACGTAGAGGCCAATCAGCACAGCTGTGGAGAACTGAAAACAACCAGAGGCACACAGTGCGGGGAGCTTCTTCCAGGCAGCCTTTCTGTACTCACTAACCCCCAGCCTACTCAGGGCAACACTCTGTTCATGTTTCAGTCTCTCCTTGTTTCACAGCCACAGTCTGACCTCCCCAGCTAGTCTCTCAGCTCCCGAAGGGCAGCACTTTTTAATCTCAAAGTTTGTTTGACAGCAACCCACAGTAACAAAAAATAGTTTACACTGTGACCCcaacacatgtacatatacatgatCAAAGTTCAGATTTCAATTCTAGTCtttcccattccttttttttaatgctgataaGGATCTACTGAATTGACTGCACAACCCAATAATGAATCCTTCCTGCAGTTTGAAACACATTGTTCTGAAGGACTTACAGCTGTCAGTGCTCAACAAAAGGCAGGCAGTTGGTTGAATGAAGGTCTAATTCCTGTACCAACACCCATGAGCTGGGCCTCTGAACCCAGAGCTGAGAGCTATGGTCTTGTCTCCACCACTAACTCCCTACCCCAGGCCATTCCCAAAGTGGAAGTGGCTGCTGACAGCAGGTGACTTGAGAGGCACTGGGCTCGTCCTTTCCAAatgtgcccccagcccctccccagcctttcCTGCAGCTGCAGAAATCTATCCACCAGCAGTCACTCCTGTGGCTTGGACATCAACGGCAAGGATTGTGTCTTCAGGAAGAGAAGCCTTCCACGAGCCCTGAGCAGGGCAGAGCCTGGGGCAGGGAAGGTGTCTCCCTCTTAGAACAAGTCACTTGATCCAGTTACAAAGACGGCAATGAACAAGTACTCAAAACTATCCTTAAGGTTCCTCTCAGTTCTAAATGCTGTAAGCATTGGAAGGGGCTAAGACCACTGAAGGCGGTCAAACAAAGGCAAAGCCACAGTCCTGTCAACAGAGAATGGGCACTCAGCTCTCGCCTTAAGGAACCAAGAACGAGGCCCGCAGTGAGGCGATGCCACTTGGGGAAGGAGGCCAAGGAAGACCTAGGCCCAGGAGAGCAGACCCAGGGGACAAGGTACAGGGCAGGGAGGTAGGGGGTGGTACCCTCAGGAAACAGCAAGGACAGAGGTCTCATCACCCAGGCCAAACTTTCCCCACTTCCTCCTTTTGAGGGAGGGCAAGAGTGAGGGGGATCCTGGGGAAAACTGCCACTTACCCAGATCATGTATTTTATGATCCTGCTGGTGGCCACTGTGTATTCTTCTATCAATTCTGCCAGGTAATAGAGTCCGGCCGCTGGCGGGGGGAAGCAAGCAGGGAGAACATTAGCCAGGGTCACTCCTGCCATGCCGATCACCCCTCTCTCTGCAGCTGGATTCCACTCAACCTTTCATGACTCCATTAGGTAAGGAACAAACCAAACAATCCGTGTGTTACCCTCCCAAGTTGGAAGTAAAACTTTGTCAGGGCAACTAAGGAGAGATTTCATAAAAGTGAATGTAAACCTGTATTTGATGCCTCGGCACAAACCTAACCTCTGGCCCATAAAAGGGAatttctttcactcattcaataaatatccgTTGGCATTCAGTATGCGCCAGGTGCTGGGCTGAGAGCTGAGTACAGTACGAGACAGACGAGGTCCCTTCCCTGACCAgctttgcgggggtggggggtgttgaGTGGGAAGGGGAGTCAGACAATCCTAGTAGGACAAGTCAAACCCCATACGgagggcttcccggaggaggtgaAGTCTCAGCTGAGATCAAAAGTAAGAACTAGACAAAAGGGGAAAGCCGGTCAAAGTCAGAGTGAATGGGAAGCACCAAGGGCCCGAGGCGAAAGGGCGGGGGTAGGTGTCTGGGAAAAGTTCGGTGCGGCCGGCCCCGCGATGGAGGGCGCGGCAGCGGTTGGCCGTGCGCGGGCAAGGGGCACTTGAGTCAGCCTCCCCCGGGCACCGCTGGGGCGGACTCTGTGACTCCTGGAAGGACCAGAGGTCAGGCTAGGCTACTGGGgtcaggaggaggggcaggaccaGGCGGGGCAGGAAGCGAGATGCGAAGGCCGGAAGGACCGGGCGGGGGGGGTCTCCCGGCTCTCTCCGGCGCCCTCGTGATgcgacccccacccccccgcggcGAGCACAGATGCCGGAGCTGGAGCCCGCGCGGGCCGGGGTCGCGCACTCTCACCGACGGCCAGCGTGATGAAGGCCACCTGGATGAAGAGCGACAGCCAGCTCAGCACATACATGAACCACATggcgcccccgccccggccgcccgcccgccgggACGGGCCTGCGCGCTCGGGTTCCGGCAACACGaagccgccgccaccgccgccgcgtCCCCGCCCCGCGGACGGTCGTGCGCCGCCGCCGAGAGCAGCCTGGCCCGAGCACCGCTCCCAGCCAGGTCCGGACTAACGCCCCCAGCCGGCGCGGAGGGCCAACCGCTGCTGCCCAGACCGGCGCGCGCCCGCGGACCTCCGGGCTCCCGAGGATGCAAGGAGGGGACGGTCGGCGATGCAACCCTGGGGAAGGCGGGACGGTCCTGAGGCGCGGGGACGCGGCGCTAGTACCGGAGCTTGGAACGTAGCCTCCGGCCCCTCCCTGTGCACTCCTGCGCCAGCCTGGAGGGTGGTCCAGGGTAGGGGAGGGCCGCCCGACTCCTCCCCAGCAACCTCGGGCCAGAAGCCTCCAGGCAGGTTGCCCAGGGCTTTCTTTTGCTCCCGCAGGTAACAGGAACAAAATTGTTGAGTGCTTaacgtgtgccaggcactatgctaaaagCTAGGCTGTAGGTTCATGATGGAAATTAATCCGATGATGTAGATCATTTTATGGATGGGAAGCCAGGGCCTAGGAAGGTTACTTTGCGTCAGGTTATTGTACATCTAGGAACAGGTAGGAATTGGGGTACCTTTGATTAGTCATTCTCAAGCCTAACTCTCCCTCTCTGTTGACTTCGCCCATTAGGCGCTGAATGCATTTACTACACCTCTGGAAGAGCTAACTGAGGGGCCCCAAGGAGCAGGGCAGCCCTTGTCAAGAAGTCCCCCATCTGGTGGCTGAGACAGGCAAGCCAAAATAATGTGTAATGGGCCCCTGGTATGTTTCTTATCTCAGAATATTtttcatgtataaaaataaacacatattcctcaaaaaaattaaatataggatTACCATGCTATcaagaaattccactcctgggtatatacccaaaagtactgaaagcagggattcaaagaaatatttgcacatgcgtgttcatagcagcattattcacaatagtcaaaaggcagaaacaactcaaaacaacagatgaatggataaacaaaatggtacGTGCatgccatggaatattattcagccttgaaagaCATGAAATTCTGacgcatgctacaacatgggtgaaccttgaggacatcatgctaagtgaaagaagccagacgcaaaaggacaaatattgtacgaGTCCACTCATCGGAGgtatctagaatagtcaaatgcatagagacagaaagtagaatggtggttggttgggggagggtgggagacagggcaatagggagttattgtttgaTGGGTacacagtttcagtttgggaagatggaagagttctggagatggctgGTAGTGATGATTGCATGACAttgtgaatgtacctaatgccactgttctgtacattttaaatggttcaaatggtaaattttatgttatgtatagtTTACCAcgattaaaaaatacataagattACAAAGCAAAGAAATTACACTGAAATACAgatatcaaaaatttttttagaaaactgcgtgatataatatatatgtttctttattAAAGCATAACATAACCCAATCTAACAGAAAGTCTAATAACTACCTCCCAGTGACAtaataagaaacatatatttggtctctgcccccagttcctgacacagaacTCCTAAATTCCtcggaatttcctgggtgataggagcatcttctgttctaatgaggtgactcttggtgggctcctggttAGCTTCAGTaagggggctggtcaccagattGGAAGCTTGgaactgtttcttttttggccgcactgtgtgactcgtgggattttagttcccggaccaaggatcgaaccagGGCCATCAGCAGTGAGAACgaggagtcctaatcactggaccaccagggaatgcccTAGAAGCTTGGAACTTCCAATCCTACCCTCCATTCTCCAGGTAGGGGAGAGGCACTGGAGATTGAGTTAACAATCATGAGGAAGCCTCCATGAAAATCTCGAAACCATAGGGTTCGGAATGGTGAATACATCCACATGCTGGGTGGGTGGTACACCCCAACTCCACAAGGACAGAAGTTCCTGGGCTCAACCCTTCCAGACCTCACCTCTTCTCTGGCTGTTCATCATGTCCTTTATAATATCCTTTATGATGAACTGGTAAACTAAGTAAATATTTCCGAGTTTGGTGAGCCATTGTAGCAAATCATCGAACCTGAGGGGAGGTATGTGGGAACCCCCAATTTTGTAGCCAAGTAAGACAGAAGTATGGTACCACAGGGACCCATGACTGTGACTGGAATCTGAATTGAAGGCAGTGTTGTGGGACTAGGGTCTTAAAGCTGTGGAGTCTGATGATAAGTCCAGGTAGATAGTCTCAGAATTGAATAAAATgataggacacccagttggtgccCAGAGAGTCGGAAAATTGATTGATGTGGAgaaaaaccccacacatttggtgtcagaagtgtggTGAGTAAAGAAACAGTTTTCCTTTACTACCACAATGACAAAGGAGGGACgagtataaatattttcaaaatatcttcaaTCATATAAGAAGAGAAAGTCACAGATACTGCCAACTACTGTGAGTTTGTTGCCTGCATTCATAATGGAAGGAAATGTTAAATTTCATTTAGACCTTAGTGTAAATAAAGAGGGAAACTTTTTCCCTTCCAACTTTCTAGAGTCCTTCAGTTTGTCTCCCTGAATTTTATATCTGCTGACTTCTTAGGGGTCCCCACACCCCTGGTTAAGAATTTCTGAGGGCTGCATATAAGGAGAAGTGGGACCTTAAATGACTGTGTGcttggacttccctagtggtccggtggttaagactccacacttccactgcagggggtgcagtgggtgcgggttcaatccctggtcagagaaggGGAAGTTCCTTGTGCCGCCATAGgatgcggccaaaaacaaaaaaaagactgtgtGCTTATTTACAAGGCTCTTCATTATAGCACCGGGAGAGACTGAAAACCacctaaatgttcattattaGGAAACTGGACAAGTACGTTTTGGTACATTATAAAGCAGAGCCATAAAAACAATTGAGGATGTTCTTTATGTACCCATAGAGGAGGATCCTCttttgaaaaaagcaaaagaatctGCACAGATATTTCTTTGTATGGAATATCTCTGGAAGAGTCCATTAAAAAATGGTAACTTTGCTTGCCTCCTAGGAAGAGAAAGAGTGGGGTTCAAGAGTAAGAGAGGGCATTTCCTCCATATTCCTTTTTATATCCTTAAAGCACTGaactacataaatatatgtaaatgtattacctattcatgaattcagtttaaaatttaaatgtttatagtaTGCTGGACCTGCTAGGATGTCTCAAATTGTCTGTCGTGTTAATCAGTCCCTTTGTGAGAAAAGCATGTGGCGCCTTACAGGTAAGTCAGCTAACCTTGGATCACGTGACCTGGCCACCCCTGAATGGCCCAATAGGGGAGCTTCGTGGTTAGGTCTTTTCTGTTGGGGAGTTTGGATTTGAGACACAGAAGCATCAGTGAGTAGAAGCACAATAAAATCTCAGTTCGTCTTAGTTTTACCTAAACGTTATCCTgccaaggaggaaggaaaatataaaagtattctcccactcctccccagAATTGTAGATAAGGGAAACTTGAGGCTGGAAAATGTTAAGGGCATTCAGATGGCTGACCCAGGACTGTTATTCCAGAGCTGGGCATTTTTACTTCCCCACAGTCTCAGAGCCAAAACTGGCCCCGGGGACCAAGGCTGAGGATTCATGTTTCCTCTGGACAGCAGGAAGAGACCATGATTTCCCAAgaaggggggtgggcagggctcatGAAGGCTCTTTGGGACCTGTGCTTAGGCAGGAGGTCACCaggatgaaaaaaaacaaactctcttGAAGGAGGGATGGGGTGAAGCAGAAGGGCTCCCATGCGCAATTCAAGGAACTCAAGAGTGAAAAGATTTGTAGATTCAAAGGTTTGTTGATTTACATATTGACAGAACTCAGTAACTACATACACTTATACCAGTGTTACTCCTTTAACTTTTACTGATTCACAAGCTCACATGTTACCATTTGATTTCCACGTGTGTGGGGATCAGTTCCCATACATCTCATGATGATGTTCTAGGGAAACTAGCTCTTTCAACATCATGTGGATCTCTTCCTCATAAAACaatcatttccttttgtttctatttatagTTTCTATAAGTGCACATGTAGTgttcttactctgtgccagacactgttctgagtGATTTGTATGTTTTAACCCATTTAACCCTCACATCTAGCATAGGACATAATGCTATTActgtctccatttcacagatgagaaaccgaggctcagagaggttcaataccttatctaaggtcacacagctagtacttggaggagctggggtttgaatctggacagtctggctccagaccCACGTGGTTTTCTCTGGTCTCTTTAACTAACCTGCTGTCAGGGTGATTCTGCCTGCCTGGTCGTGGACTG
The sequence above is a segment of the Physeter macrocephalus isolate SW-GA chromosome 12, ASM283717v5, whole genome shotgun sequence genome. Coding sequences within it:
- the TEX261 gene encoding protein TEX261; the protein is MWFMYVLSWLSLFIQVAFITLAVAAGLYYLAELIEEYTVATSRIIKYMIWFSTAVLIGLYVFERFPTYMIGVGLFTNLVYFGLLQTFPFIMLTSPNFILSCGLVVVNHYLAFQFFAEEYYPFSEVLAYFTFCLWIIPFAFFVSLSAGENVLPSTMQPGDDVVSNYFTKGKRGKRLGILVVFSFIKEAILPSRQKMY